In Flammeovirga kamogawensis, the sequence AAAAAGCAACTGAAAGCTATAGGCTTAGAGAAGATAGAAGTAGCAGATTTGTATGTAAAACAAAAAGCCATTTTTACTAAAGATGTTTCACTTACTACCTTATTTGATCACTTAAATAGGACTTTAAAAAGTGTTCAATGGAAGTTGGACACCAATATTAATGAGATTGAGGGACGGACCAAACCCTCTTTATCTTCTTTTTTTGGTGAAAAAATAACAATAGTATTAATTAATGATAATACTTTTGAAGTGAAGAGTAAGCCTAACTTTTTTTTGACTCAATTTGATGCAGGGGTTAATCGAAAGAACATTTATGATATAGAAAAATTTATAGTGGCATTGTAAAAAATGACTCCTGAAAGTATCTTAGAATAAGTACTTTAAATATATTGAAAATAGGTGCTTTAGGATAGATTTTGAAATAATTTGACTTAATCATCAACCCTTTTTTTTAGCTGCCAATTTATATTTATGAAGTCTCTATTTAGTAATAGTTTAACTGTACTTTTTAGTAGGATTTGATATAATAATGATCATCTAATAACAAAAGTGGAATGAAATTTTTTAGTATAAAATCAATCATCAATCTAGGTATTGTCATACTTATTTTAACACCCTATGCAGCCAAATCACAAGAAAGGCCTAACGTGTTATTTTTAACGTCAGACGATTTAAACTTTGATTCGATAGGAGCGTACGGTGCTAAAGTGAAAAATACAACCCCCAATATTGATAAACTATCTGAGGAAGGAATGCTGTTTCAACACGCATACGTGCAAGCTCCAAACTGTTGTCCCTCTCGAAATGTTTTTCATACCGGAAATTATTCTCATAATAGTGGAGTAGAAGGTTTTTTTAGTGTTGATTTCCCTCAAGCAACATTACCAGAAGCCTTAAGAAACAACGGTTATTTTACAGGTATTATTCAAAAAGTAGTGGATTCTGCACCTACAAATAACAGTAAAAAATATTGGGATTATGTAGCTTCTTTCGAAAATATAAATTCAAGAACAGCGAATAAATATAAGGTAGCATTTGAAGAGTTATTGCAAGAAGCCAAGACTTCAAATAAACCATTTTATGCTTCCGTAAATGTACAAGACCCACATCTACCATTTTATAGAGGTGAAGATACTAAAGATGGTTTTGATAAAAATCCCCCATCCTTAATTTATCATCAAGATGACATTCCTATTCATCCAGTTCTTCCTCAGTATGATAATTTTAAAGAAGAAATGACAGATTATTATAATACTGTTAGAAGGGGAGATGATTGTATTGGAGATATATTAAAAGTACTTGAAGATGCAGGAATGATGTCAAATACTTTGATTGTCTATATTTCAGATCATGGTATGGCATTTCCATTTGTGAAGTCAAATTTATATCCTCAGAGTGTTAAAACCCCATGGATTGTAGTTTGGCCTAATGAAGTAAAAGCAGGTGAAATAGACACCAAACATATGATTTCAGCAATTGATATGATGCCTACAATTCTTGAAGCTACAAATACCGAAGTACCAGGACCGTTAGCTGGTAGTTCATTGTTAGGTGTTTTAAAAGGAGAAGTTGAAGAGGATAGGGAATATGTTTTTGTAGAACACAATGAAGGTCCTACAGCAGAACCTCGTCCTATGCGTGCAGTGCATTCAAAAGATTTTGTGTATATTTTTAATGCTTGGGGTACAGGGGATTATCTTGCAACAATGGAATGTCGTTGGTACAGATCGTATGCAACCTATATTACATTATCCAAAGAACATGATGAAATAAAAGAAAGGGTTGATTTCTTAAATTATCGAACTGTTGAAGAATTGTATGATGTTAAAAATGATCCCTATTCAAAGCACAATCTGATCAATGACCCTGAATATGCAGAAGTGTTGGAGGACCTTAGAACAAGAATGGAAAATTGGATGAGAACAACCAATGATTTTGCATTAGAAGGATATCTAGTGAAAGATGATACGACTAAACTTAAAGCGTTTATGGAAGAGAGAATTGAAATTTCTCAAGAACGTGCAACACGCTTAGAGTGGAAGCGAAACATTAAAAATGAAAATAGACCTGAAGGTAAATTAACGGAATTAGGTGCATCTAATCTTGTAGAATTCTCTTCTGAAGAGGAAGAGGATGAAGAACAAGAGGATACTGATAATGAGGGAAATGATGAGAGTATCGAAGAAAATACTACAGTAATGAGTAGTTTAAAAGGTCAACAAGAAGGAGTCGTTTTTTACCCTAATCCAATAAAAAATGGAGAGAAAATTAAACTCAATATAAATGATGTTGTAGATGTTAGAATCATTGATCAACAAGGGCGTGTAGTTTTTGATAAAAAAAGTATAACATCTTCAATTGTAATAAATGGTTTGAGCTTTGGAGTTTATTTTGTTCATATTCTAAAATCTGATAAAACTATTCATATAAGTGAATTAATAGTTAGTAAATAGCTATTACCTTCTTTTGATGAAAAGTGGATAGTTTTAAATAACGATACTGTTTGGATTTCAAATAAAAGGCTGTCTCATAATTAAAAAAATGAGTCAGTTTTTTTTTATCATTATTTTAATGAAATCCACACAGAAAACTTTCAGTAAAAAAAGTAGTATTTGGTGGATCTAGTATAATGTATCCACAGAAAGTAAAAGAATTAATTTTACGCTCTGTTTTCCTAGGTAATAAATTTTCAATTGATCATTTTATTAATGGAGCCTAATAAAATATTTTATGAAACTAAAGACGAGATCAATACATTTAGTTATGAGTTGACATACCATGAATTTTATATATTTATTACTAGTATTTCAGATGGTCAAGTTTATCAATTTTGATAAAGATTTCCCTTACAAATCTTCATCAAAATTGGAAGCTCATTACTTAACTAACAATTGTTTTATGGAGGAAAACCATATATTGAATAGTACAAATGAAATTTAAAATATACCAACTCATATTATTCATGGTAGAAATTATTTAATTTATTCATATGTTATGGCAGAACTTCATAAGTATCTTAAAATTTATAACCTTTATATTTAGATTGTGGACATTCTGATAAAGAACCATTAATTGAAAATAAATGAAAAGAAATCTTAGAGACAAAAGTGTAGCATGTGATCGGATTTAATAGGTCGATATTAAAGGTGTTATTTGGTTATACTGACAGTGTGATTTTTTATACAATTCAATAATTAAAATTTTAGCTTGCAACATAAAAAAGGTTGCCCCGTCATCTTTACTAAGATTTTGAGACAACCCTCTTTAGTATTTCGAAACCATTAATTCGATGTCACAATAATATATTAGGATACTGTACGATACATATAATTCACTTTTGCTCCTTTCCAACCTGTTTCATCTAACCAATTCTGCAATGCATTTTCCAGTTCAAGGATTTGCTTGTTAAATTTACTGTCATTGATTATATTTTTTGATTCACCCGGATCATTCTTTAAGTCATAAAAGAAACTATCACCATCAGGATACATGACTAATTTGTATTGCTCACCACGTACCATAAAAGCACCTTTTGCAGTTTCTAACACCTCACGACCACCTTTTGGATGTGGTTTGATACGTTCACAGAATGAATATTTAGGTGCTAATGATTTATCTTTCTCACCCGTTAAGAATGGAATAATATCTATACCTGCCACATCTTCTTTGTATTCCGTATCTGTAAACGATAAAATAGTAGGTTTGATATCGACAAGACTTACTGGGATATCAGATACACCCGGTTTGATGAGTTTAGGGTAACGGATCATGAAAGGAATAGCGGCAATATCATCATAAAACGACTCATTGACCTTCCAAACCATTCCATGTTCGCCCATCATGTCACCATGGTCAGCCGTAAAGATGATGAGCGTTTCATCAAGTACACCTTGAGCTTCTAGTTCTCCTAAAATTCTTCCAACTCTGTCATCAAGATATTTTACAGCACCGTAATAGATACGTAAAAACTCTCTCAGGCCTTCATCACCATATCCTTTTACCATTCTTCTAGACCATGATTTGTCAAACTTAGTCTCTGGTAATTTTGTTAGTGGCATCTGTAAAGAATCTGGATTAAATAGTCCATAATATGGGTCAGGCACAAAGTTTGGATCATGCGGCCATATAAATGATGTTGTAATCATAAACGGCTTGTCTTGAGCCGTCGCATTTTTGATAGAAGCAACGGTACGATTGGCTAAAATATCATCAATCCAATCTTCAGGTTTTAACCTTAAACGCCCCATTTTGATCACAAAGTCCCTGTGTTTGACATCCTTCCAAACATTTTCTAAATGATCTCTTTTATCTACCATTGATTCACTTACCTCTACAGGCCAAAATTGATTGTAGAAATTCATCCAATCCTGTCCATCTTCCTTACGCACCGTAATTTGTCTATCGGCCATCTCTTGTTTATACTGATAAGCATAATCATACTGATCCTTATAATAAGGTAAGTAATTTAGGGAATCACTTTCTACATGCCATTTGCCATATTGGTGAGTAGCATAACCTTCTTGATTTAGCAACTTACCGGTAGTTTCATCATTAATATTGATTCCATCTTCCTGCTTAGATCCTAAGTTGTGCACCACACCATGTTGATGTGGGTAGAGTCCAGTTACAATAGAAGCACGAGAAGGAGAACAAAAAGGAGTAGCACTATAAGCTCTATTAAACTTAACTCCTTCCTTCGCAATTCTGTCAATATTTGGTGTAGGTACAGGTCCTCCATAGCAGCTTAAAGCCTTGTAATTGAGTTGGTCACACATGATTACCAACACATTAGGTTGCTTAGACTTTTGCGTAACCGTCTTTTTATTTGATATCGATCCGCAATTTGTACTTAGTAGCAAGAGTAGTAATCCTACAAATAGATTGTTAGCTTTATAATTCATACATTTCATATTTTCAAAAAAATCCATAAAGATGTTATTCGAATAATTTGTTTAAAATTAATACTGATACACTTTATGAAAATCCATTTTCGTGTCAAACTAGTGGTATTTTATACCAATTGAGTGCAAGTATTATCAAAAGGTCTATTTAGATCTCAAAATATTTAGCAAGGTAAGTATCATTAGATTCCACCATCCATTCTGTCAAAGCTGTTTTTAGCTCTTCAACTTTTCCTTTATACTTTTTATTGTCAATAACGTTTTTCAATTCTTTAGGGTCTTTCTTTAAATCATACAATGCATCAGGTCCATTACTATAAAAAACATATTTATAATGACTATCTGTGATCATTCTGCAGACATAATCATTTTTATGTGGATACGTTCTTTCACATACATTATACTTACGCCACACTATTTTTTTATCATTCACTAAAGGTTTTAAAGATGCACCTTGTACTTGTTTAGGGATCTCAATTCCACAATAGTCAAGAATGGTAGGCATAATATCTATTATACTTACTTGATGTTTATCTTTCAACATTTTTTTGTTAGTTGAATTAGGTGCTTTTACAATTAAAGGAACACGAACTAATTCATCATAGAAGCCATCTAAACTTTTACCCATAGCACCAAATCTTCCCTGAATATCACCATGATCTGAAGTGAAAATTATTAATGTATTTTCATACTGACCTGTTTCTTTTAATGACTGTATTATGCGACCAACTTCTTCATCCATATATTTCACTTGAGATCTATAAATTGCCAAGTACTCTTTGATTCCTTTTTCACCTACTAATCTGCCTAATCTTTGGGCATCCATGTTATTTGCATTAGGGTGTACTTTATCAGACTCACTCATATCAACCTTCATGTCTTCTCTATTGTACATGCTAAAATAAGGTTCAGGCATAGCCCAAGGAATATGTGGGGGATGATAGCTTACAGTAATCATCCATGGTTGTCCTTTTTTAGCTTTTACTGTTCTAATCGCCTCATTTGTAATAGAAGTGTGTGGCAATAATTCTACAGGAATAGATGTTTCTCCAGTAGCTAAAATACCTTTATGTTTCCATTTAGTATTTCCGGATGCTTCTGTAAAAACTTTACTTTGGTAAAGAGGATATCCCCAAAGTTCTTGATCAGAAGGTTTAGGATTTATTTTTGCCATTTCTTTAGCTAATTTTTCCTTATAGTTTTTATTGGCATCATAGCTATGCGATTGCCCCTCAAGTAAACTACCTTTGTAGCATTTTAATACTTTTTTCTTTCCAATATGCCATTTACCATAATGTCCTGTAAAGTATCCTTTATCAAATAAAATGTTTTCAGTTAATTGATATTCAATTTTTTCGACACCATGTTGTTTGTATTTAGCATTAGGTTTGGAGACTAAATTATTTATGATAGTATTGCTATGAGGATACATTCCTGTAACAAAAGTTCCCCTAGCAGGAGAACATGATGGTGTTGTTACTATTGCATTACTGAAATAGGTGCCATTTTCAGCCAATGTATTTAGATTAGGAGTATCAAAACCTTTATCTACGAAATCTAGACCGTACCAAACATGTTGATCTGTCTGAATGAATAATACATTTGGTTTCTCTTGCGAAAAAACATTTTTAGTAAAAAAAACTACTAAAAATGTTATAAATAATCTCTTGTTCATAGTCAATCAATTTTTGTAAACTCTTTATTATAAATAAGAGTTTCTAATAATTTCATTTCACAACTCACAGATTGAGTTTATACACAAAACTATTGAGTATTAATCTTATTAGTGTTTGTGTTTATGCCAAATAGTTTTAAATATTGGGCACCTGTATTTTCAACATTTAAGTCTTATCAACCTTATAAATATTATACCATTTGAGGTAAGAAAATTTATGGTTAACCGGAAATGAACAAATAATCTATTTTTTAAATAAAAAGACTTTACCAACTGAATGATAAAGCCTTTCTATTAAAGTTAAGGGGGAGTGATTTTACTGTACAATATATAATTTAGTATGGCCTTTAGTTTTGCCAGATGTATTTTTGTGACGTTTCCATTTTAAAGATGAAGCTCTAAAATAGGCTTCTTTTTCTTCTTTAGCCATTAACTCTGCTAACTTTGCTTTATCTTCTTTTGCTAAGAAAGCTGTAAGTAAATAGTCATCTGTATTTTCCATCCAATTTTGCATTTCACCTCTCATTTGTCTGACAATGTCAGCATATTTAGGGTCATCTATTAAGTTATTTAGAGCATTAGGATCTTTTTCTAAGTCGTACAATTCTTCAACGGCTCTATGGTTTAGATAATCAAATCTTCTCTTAACATCTATATCAGTTTGTGCCATTTGTTTCATGGTTTTATAGGAAGCATGAGATTGTGCAGCACTTTTAAAAATTAGATCACCTGTTGCCCAACTATTAAAAACATAATTGTATTTCTTAGAATGTATACCTCTAATTGGTCTTGGAGTTCCACCTGCATTCTCATTAAATTCAGTAAATACTAATTCAGTTTGTTTTTGCTTTTTTCCTTCTAAAGTTGGTAAGAAAGATATTCCCTGAAGATGTTCCGGCTTATTAATAGAAAGGATATCAAGTACAGTAGGCATAAAATCTACAGCAGAAATCATCATTTCTTTTTCGACTGTATTTTGTTTTATTTTGCCTGGCCATTTTATAATCCAAGGTGTTTTTACTCCATTTTGGTAACAAGATGATTTAGCAAAAGGTAATGCCATTCCATGGTCCGAAACAAAAATAACTATTGTATTTTTTTCAGC encodes:
- a CDS encoding sulfatase-like hydrolase/transferase — its product is MNKRLFITFLVVFFTKNVFSQEKPNVLFIQTDQHVWYGLDFVDKGFDTPNLNTLAENGTYFSNAIVTTPSCSPARGTFVTGMYPHSNTIINNLVSKPNAKYKQHGVEKIEYQLTENILFDKGYFTGHYGKWHIGKKKVLKCYKGSLLEGQSHSYDANKNYKEKLAKEMAKINPKPSDQELWGYPLYQSKVFTEASGNTKWKHKGILATGETSIPVELLPHTSITNEAIRTVKAKKGQPWMITVSYHPPHIPWAMPEPYFSMYNREDMKVDMSESDKVHPNANNMDAQRLGRLVGEKGIKEYLAIYRSQVKYMDEEVGRIIQSLKETGQYENTLIIFTSDHGDIQGRFGAMGKSLDGFYDELVRVPLIVKAPNSTNKKMLKDKHQVSIIDIMPTILDYCGIEIPKQVQGASLKPLVNDKKIVWRKYNVCERTYPHKNDYVCRMITDSHYKYVFYSNGPDALYDLKKDPKELKNVIDNKKYKGKVEELKTALTEWMVESNDTYLAKYFEI
- a CDS encoding sulfatase family protein, producing MNYKANNLFVGLLLLLLSTNCGSISNKKTVTQKSKQPNVLVIMCDQLNYKALSCYGGPVPTPNIDRIAKEGVKFNRAYSATPFCSPSRASIVTGLYPHQHGVVHNLGSKQEDGININDETTGKLLNQEGYATHQYGKWHVESDSLNYLPYYKDQYDYAYQYKQEMADRQITVRKEDGQDWMNFYNQFWPVEVSESMVDKRDHLENVWKDVKHRDFVIKMGRLRLKPEDWIDDILANRTVASIKNATAQDKPFMITTSFIWPHDPNFVPDPYYGLFNPDSLQMPLTKLPETKFDKSWSRRMVKGYGDEGLREFLRIYYGAVKYLDDRVGRILGELEAQGVLDETLIIFTADHGDMMGEHGMVWKVNESFYDDIAAIPFMIRYPKLIKPGVSDIPVSLVDIKPTILSFTDTEYKEDVAGIDIIPFLTGEKDKSLAPKYSFCERIKPHPKGGREVLETAKGAFMVRGEQYKLVMYPDGDSFFYDLKNDPGESKNIINDSKFNKQILELENALQNWLDETGWKGAKVNYMYRTVS
- a CDS encoding sulfatase-like hydrolase/transferase → MKFFSIKSIINLGIVILILTPYAAKSQERPNVLFLTSDDLNFDSIGAYGAKVKNTTPNIDKLSEEGMLFQHAYVQAPNCCPSRNVFHTGNYSHNSGVEGFFSVDFPQATLPEALRNNGYFTGIIQKVVDSAPTNNSKKYWDYVASFENINSRTANKYKVAFEELLQEAKTSNKPFYASVNVQDPHLPFYRGEDTKDGFDKNPPSLIYHQDDIPIHPVLPQYDNFKEEMTDYYNTVRRGDDCIGDILKVLEDAGMMSNTLIVYISDHGMAFPFVKSNLYPQSVKTPWIVVWPNEVKAGEIDTKHMISAIDMMPTILEATNTEVPGPLAGSSLLGVLKGEVEEDREYVFVEHNEGPTAEPRPMRAVHSKDFVYIFNAWGTGDYLATMECRWYRSYATYITLSKEHDEIKERVDFLNYRTVEELYDVKNDPYSKHNLINDPEYAEVLEDLRTRMENWMRTTNDFALEGYLVKDDTTKLKAFMEERIEISQERATRLEWKRNIKNENRPEGKLTELGASNLVEFSSEEEEDEEQEDTDNEGNDESIEENTTVMSSLKGQQEGVVFYPNPIKNGEKIKLNINDVVDVRIIDQQGRVVFDKKSITSSIVINGLSFGVYFVHILKSDKTIHISELIVSK
- a CDS encoding sulfatase family protein encodes the protein MKSIYNSLLLFVFLTASINTFADKKPSEKLNILFITVDDMNWDSPGIYGNKIKSISPNIDGLAEGGIRFQHAYVQSPNCSPSRGVFQSGLYPHTSGMRGFYFVDLPHETLPQILLKEGYYTGVINKAIDSSFSPDFDDTWNYYDKIDGKEKRIPSTYYKHMNKFFSEAKKNKKPFYGVVNIADPHKLFYNDPGTQKEGYVNHPPSIIYKKNEVEIPEFLPNHPKIQQEITNYYNSVKRADDCLGAVLASLKNAGAEKNTIVIFVSDHGMALPFAKSSCYQNGVKTPWIIKWPGKIKQNTVEKEMMISAVDFMPTVLDILSINKPEHLQGISFLPTLEGKKQKQTELVFTEFNENAGGTPRPIRGIHSKKYNYVFNSWATGDLIFKSAAQSHASYKTMKQMAQTDIDVKRRFDYLNHRAVEELYDLEKDPNALNNLIDDPKYADIVRQMRGEMQNWMENTDDYLLTAFLAKEDKAKLAELMAKEEKEAYFRASSLKWKRHKNTSGKTKGHTKLYIVQ